A portion of the Pomacea canaliculata isolate SZHN2017 linkage group LG13, ASM307304v1, whole genome shotgun sequence genome contains these proteins:
- the LOC112553564 gene encoding myocyte-specific enhancer factor 2A-like isoform X1 gives MGRKKIQISRICDERNRQVTFTKRKFGLMKKAYELSVLCDCEIALIIFNGSNKLFQYASTDMDKVLLKYTEYNEPHESRTNKDIIEALNKKEHKGCESPEPVEQEPYVSGLRCEEKFDHLSTDEYQRIMQQNAASMRGPPSSPYGSPNLQMSVGGLSSHPSIYQSQGTLLSPSPQNHSLSPSPGLLQPPQVVSPRPHSAGGVVDLNHSPVPTPNGYQHRISPCSSPGVVPCAKPMHRGSPVPLPTSPVPQGAVVSSSQQLRPNPSLRIVPPAMRSDHASESQRRSPNPSAAPTNLMTGNINYPSSISTSFPANNFCLSNSDLSAGGLMFGSWGGHNQSSLGSPMSHSQSAMGHHSPVEQSISLSSHSSPMGVNILSGIHIKSEPITPPRESTTPSGPMPHHIQQQQPQQQLRPSSGGNGTGHLSPGHAMSHSDSSSPVSVHALDYESPAVKRSRIEAWTT, from the exons atggggcggaaaaaaatacaaatatcacgTATTTGTGACGAACGAAATAGACAG GTTACATTCACAAAGCGCAAGTTTGGCCTCATGAAGAAAGCATATGagctgtctgtgctgtgtgactgtgagatAGCACTCATCATCTTCAATGGCTCCAACAAGCTGTTCCAATATGCCAGCACTGATATGGATAAAGTGCTCTTGAAGTACACCGAGTATAATGAACCACATGAGAGTCGCACTAACAAGGATATCATTGAG GCTCTCAACAAGAAAGAACACAAAGGGTGTGAGAGCCCTGAACCTGTGGAACAAGAGCCCTATGTCAGTGGTCTGCGATGTGAAGAAAAGTTTGATCACTTGTCAACAGATGAATATCAGCGAATCATGCAACAGAATGCAGCATCCATGAGGGGG CCTCCATCCTCTCCCTATGGAAGTCCTAATTTGCAGATGTCTGTTGGAGGCCTGTCTTCTCACCCAAGCATATATCAAAGTCAGGGAACTTTGCTGTCACCAAGCCCTCAGAATCACTCTCTCAGTCCTTCGCCAGGACTTCTACAGCCTCCACAAGTGGTTTCTCCACGACCTCACTCTGCAG GTGGAGTAGTGGATTTAAATCACTCGCCAGTCCCTACACCCAATGGCTATCAACATCGCATTTCTCCTTGTAGTTCACCTGGTGTAGTGCCTTGTGCCAAACCAATGCATAGAGGATCTCCTGTACCATTGCCCACATCACCTGTGCCACAAGGGGCTGTAGTTTCATCTTCACAGCAGCTTCGCCCCAATCCTAGCCTGCGGATTGTACCACCTGCAATGCGCAGTGATCATGCTTCTGAA tcaCAACGACGTTCACCTAACCCGTCAGCTGCACCAACCAATTTAATGACAGGCAACATAAACTATCCGTCCAGCATTTCAACATCTTTTCCTGCAA ATAATTTCTGCCTGAGCAACAGTGACTTGAGTGCAGGAGGCCTGATGTTTGGTTCGTGGGGTGGTCATAATCAGTCCTCCCTTGGCTCACCCATGTCACACAGTCAGTCAGCTATGGGACACCACAG TCCTGTGGAACAAAGCATTTCGTTGAGCAGTCATTCGTCTCCCATGGGTGTCAATATTCTCAGTGGCATTCACATCAAAAGTGAGCCTATTACTCCACCACGTGAATCTACTACTCCCTCTGGACCTATGCCACATCAcatacaacaacagcaacctcaACAGCAGTTACGACCATCATCAGGAGGGAATGGAACTGGTCATTTATCTCCAGGACATGCCATGTCACATTCTGATAGTTCATCACCTGTAAGTGTGCATGCCTTGGACTACGAAAGCCCAGCAGTAAAACGCTCACGTATTGAGGCATGGACCACCTAA
- the LOC112553564 gene encoding myocyte-specific enhancer factor 2A-like isoform X2: MKKAYELSVLCDCEIALIIFNGSNKLFQYASTDMDKVLLKYTEYNEPHESRTNKDIIEALNKKEHKGCESPEPVEQEPYVSGLRCEEKFDHLSTDEYQRIMQQNAASMRGPPSSPYGSPNLQMSVGGLSSHPSIYQSQGTLLSPSPQNHSLSPSPGLLQPPQVVSPRPHSAGGVVDLNHSPVPTPNGYQHRISPCSSPGVVPCAKPMHRGSPVPLPTSPVPQGAVVSSSQQLRPNPSLRIVPPAMRSDHASESQRRSPNPSAAPTNLMTGNINYPSSISTSFPANNFCLSNSDLSAGGLMFGSWGGHNQSSLGSPMSHSQSAMGHHSPVEQSISLSSHSSPMGVNILSGIHIKSEPITPPRESTTPSGPMPHHIQQQQPQQQLRPSSGGNGTGHLSPGHAMSHSDSSSPVSVHALDYESPAVKRSRIEAWTT, from the exons ATGAAGAAAGCATATGagctgtctgtgctgtgtgactgtgagatAGCACTCATCATCTTCAATGGCTCCAACAAGCTGTTCCAATATGCCAGCACTGATATGGATAAAGTGCTCTTGAAGTACACCGAGTATAATGAACCACATGAGAGTCGCACTAACAAGGATATCATTGAG GCTCTCAACAAGAAAGAACACAAAGGGTGTGAGAGCCCTGAACCTGTGGAACAAGAGCCCTATGTCAGTGGTCTGCGATGTGAAGAAAAGTTTGATCACTTGTCAACAGATGAATATCAGCGAATCATGCAACAGAATGCAGCATCCATGAGGGGG CCTCCATCCTCTCCCTATGGAAGTCCTAATTTGCAGATGTCTGTTGGAGGCCTGTCTTCTCACCCAAGCATATATCAAAGTCAGGGAACTTTGCTGTCACCAAGCCCTCAGAATCACTCTCTCAGTCCTTCGCCAGGACTTCTACAGCCTCCACAAGTGGTTTCTCCACGACCTCACTCTGCAG GTGGAGTAGTGGATTTAAATCACTCGCCAGTCCCTACACCCAATGGCTATCAACATCGCATTTCTCCTTGTAGTTCACCTGGTGTAGTGCCTTGTGCCAAACCAATGCATAGAGGATCTCCTGTACCATTGCCCACATCACCTGTGCCACAAGGGGCTGTAGTTTCATCTTCACAGCAGCTTCGCCCCAATCCTAGCCTGCGGATTGTACCACCTGCAATGCGCAGTGATCATGCTTCTGAA tcaCAACGACGTTCACCTAACCCGTCAGCTGCACCAACCAATTTAATGACAGGCAACATAAACTATCCGTCCAGCATTTCAACATCTTTTCCTGCAA ATAATTTCTGCCTGAGCAACAGTGACTTGAGTGCAGGAGGCCTGATGTTTGGTTCGTGGGGTGGTCATAATCAGTCCTCCCTTGGCTCACCCATGTCACACAGTCAGTCAGCTATGGGACACCACAG TCCTGTGGAACAAAGCATTTCGTTGAGCAGTCATTCGTCTCCCATGGGTGTCAATATTCTCAGTGGCATTCACATCAAAAGTGAGCCTATTACTCCACCACGTGAATCTACTACTCCCTCTGGACCTATGCCACATCAcatacaacaacagcaacctcaACAGCAGTTACGACCATCATCAGGAGGGAATGGAACTGGTCATTTATCTCCAGGACATGCCATGTCACATTCTGATAGTTCATCACCTGTAAGTGTGCATGCCTTGGACTACGAAAGCCCAGCAGTAAAACGCTCACGTATTGAGGCATGGACCACCTAA